One Desulfovibrio sp. JC010 genomic window, TCAGCGGTTGGACCCGGTGGGGGTAGCGGCACGGACTCCGCAGGAATGTCTGCTTGTTCAGCTTGAAGCGTTGAAACTTGATGATGATCCGATTCTGGTCTCGCTGGTGCGGGATCATCTGGATGACCTTGAAAAGAAACGCTACAAGCCGCTGGCAAGAAAATTCAAACTCAGCATGGAGGATTTAAAGAGTTATCTCGATTTGATGCAGACACTTGATCCTCTGCCGGGAGCAAGTTTTTCAAGCGGAGACTCTTTCTATGTCAGCCCGGATGCTTATGTTTATGAATATGACGGTGATTTTGTCATCGTCCTTAACGAAGACGGTCTTCCCAAATTGCAGATGAATGCATTTTATGTGGAGACGCTGGCATCAACAAAGGGAGACGACAAGGAATATTTTCAGGATAAGATGCGCTCCGCCCAGTGGCTGATGAAGAGCCTGTATCAGCGGCAGCGTACCTTATATAAGGTTTTGGATTCCATAGTGAAGTTTCAGCGTGAGTTTTTTGCTCAGGGTGTCACCAAGCTTAAACCGCTTATTTTGAAAGAGGTTGCGGAAGACATCGAGATGCATGAATCCACTGTGAGCCGGATAACAACCAATAAGTATGTTTCGACTCCGCACGGAATCTATGAGCTTAAGTTCTTTTTTAATAGTGCTCTCGGTCTGGATGACGGTTCTCAGGTCGGTTCCGAGTCCGTCAAGGCAACGATCAAGAAATTGATCGGAGAAGAGGACGGAAAGAAACCCCTCAGCGACGAGAAGATTGCTGAGATTCTCAAAGAGAAGCTGGAAGTCAATATTGCCAGAAGGACCGTAGCCAAGTACAGGACTGCAATGGGGATTCTCTCCTCCTCGAAAAGGAAGAAGGTATTCTAATGTAGTCCGGAGAAATCAACGCATATTCACCCCTTACTAAGGAGGCTCTTTATGAACGTAGCATTTACTTTTAAGAATTTCGACGCATCCGAACATCTTAAGGAATATGCAAACAGCCGTTTCTCCAAGTTGGTAAAGTACGTCAGCAACCCTGAAAACACTGACATGCAGGTGAATCTGTCAGTTGATAAGTTCAGGCATGTTGCGGAAGTTGTTTTCACCTCTGACCATACGCATGTCTCAGCTTATGAGGTGTCCGAGGACATGTATTCCACCGTGGATATGGTTCTGGACAAGCTTGAAGCACAGCTTCGCCGTGCAAATGAAAAGATGAGAAGTCACAGGCGCAAGGAGGCAGCTCCCGCCCGCATGGAAATTCTCAGTTATGGGGAAGAAGAGTACAGGGAACCTGTGATTGTTGAGTCTGATTCTTTTGTGCCCAAGCCCATGAGTGTTGATGAAGCCGCTGAGCAGCTTCAGACCCTCGACCATGAATTCCTCGTCTTCCGTAATGCGGATAACGAAGCCATAAATGTAATTTACCGCCGCAATAACGGCGACTTCGGTTTAATTGACCCGGGATACTAACTAATGAATATAGCTGATAATCTGGCAAAGGACCTTGTAATTCATGAACTGCAGGCCTCTGATAAGGGTGAAGTTCTGAAAGAAATGGTTTCCGCACTGAAGGGCGCCGGTCTGGATGTGGATGTGGAAAACGGACTGAAGGTCCTTAATGATCGTGAAAAACTCGGAACAACCGGAATAGGGGATGGCATAGCCATCCCCCACGGAAAACTGGAATGTCTTGAAGAGATTGTCGTGGTGGTCGGCCGTTCAAGTGAAGGGGTCGACTTTGAGTCTCTGGACATGCAGCCATGTAAGATATTCTTTATGGTACTGGCTCCTGAGCAGGGGGCCGGTGCCCATTTAAAGGTGCTGGCACAGATTTCGCGGCAGTTGAAGGATGAAGCTTTCCGGCAGGCTTTCATAGACTCTGCGGATCAGGATGAACTTCTTCGTCTGCTCGGTGTCGCATAACCGAACCTATTTGAAAATCAGGAATAAATCAGATTAGCAATGAACTTAAGGTCATTGCTAATTTTGTTTGTGGGCTAATACTCAAGGAGGATGTTGGGGTGGTTGATGCAGATTCGTTTCCAGTGATTGTTGTTACCGGGATGTCCGGTGCCGGTAAGTCGACAGTTCTGAAAGTTTTTGAGGATTTGCGTTTTTTCTGTGTGGACGGATTGCCCGCCGGAATGCTTCCGCGTCTTGTTGAGCTTTTTAATACCCGGGACAATGCCTACCGCGGACTGGTGCTGGGGATGGACCTGCGTCAGCTGGAATTCAGTGTGGACTGGGAAGTCACCCGGGAAGAGCTTACTTCCAAAGGATATCGTCCAAGTATTCTGTACTTGGAAGCCCGTTTGCCTGAATTGGTGCGCAGGTATGCCACCACCCGCCGTTTGCACCCTCTTGAGTCGAGGGATATCGGTTTGGAACATGCCCTTGAGAAAGAGAAAGAAGCTCTTGGGGAGGTCCGCAATCAGGCCGATCTGGTTATTGATACCACCACATATTCTATCCATGACCTGCGTCGCAGGATTCAGGATAAATGGTCTGAGCTGAGTGAGAAGACCCAGGGGTTGCGGGTTCACGTTATGTCTTTCGGGTTCAAGCATGATGTGCCTACTGCCGCTGATATGGTTATGGATCTCCGCTTTCTTCCCAATCCCTATTTCGAAGAAGAGCTTCGTCCCCTGTCCGGTCAGGATAAAGCTATTTCGGATTATGTGCTCGGCACGGAACCCGGTTCAATTTTTATTGAGAAATATCTCGATTTCCTTCAGTATGTGCTTCCTCTTTACGAGGCTGAAGGTCGATACAGGCTGACCATTGCCGTTGGCTGTACCGGCGGCAGGCACCGTTCTGTTGCAACGGCTGAAAGGGTATTTGCAACTCTTAAAGATAATGGTTATTCTGTTTCACTTGAACATAAGCACATTCATTTGAAGTAGTTTTTATAGTTGAACATATCGGGAATTTTGATGGATATAGAATCAAGCAAAAACGGCATAGTTCTCGTTACCCATGGTAACTTCGGGCAATCCCTTATTGAAGCGGGTGAATTAATTGTAGGTCCGCAGGAAGGGGTGCTTTCCCTTTCTGTTGATGTTTCGCAGGGGATCGACGCCGCTGTGGATTCCCTGAAAAGCAATATAGCCGAAGTAAATAATGGGAACGGTGTTCTGATTCTTACTGATATGTTCGGTGGTACCCCGACAAACCTCAGCCTCTCACTTCTTCAGGGCGACGATATCGAGGTTGTAACCGGGGTCAGCCTGCCCATGCTTTTGAAAGCTTTTCAGATGCGCAACGAATCTTTGCAGAAAATGGCTGAAGAAGTCAGCAAGGCCGCTGCCAAGGGCATTGTAATTGCCGGCGAAATGCTGCGAAAACGAACTAGCAAAGGGTAACCATGATGTGGGTGAGAATTGATAACCGTCTTGTTCACGGGCAGATTATTGAAACATGGCTCCCGTACACCCACGCCAAGAATATCATCGTGGCTAACGATGCCGTAGCAGGGGATGATCTGCAGCAGCAGATCATGTCGCTGGCCATTCCGCAGTCTGTTAAATGTGCGTTCTGTCCGGTGGAGGATTTGAATGACATGATTCCGAACCTGACCGGCGGGAACGGCAGTACTATAATTCTCTTTTCTTCCTGTGCCGATGTGCGCCGGGCTTTGGATTCCGGCTTCCGGTTCAACACCGTGAACATCGGCAATATCCATTACGGTCCCGGTAAAAAACAAATCTCTCCCAGCGTGGCACTCAGTTCTGATGATGAATCCTGTCTTCATTATTTTAAAGGGCAGGGCATTGAACTTGATTTCCGCTGCGTCCCCAATGATCCTGTTCAGGTGAGGTTCTCATGAGTCTGTTTCAAGGATTGGCCTTGTCGTTTCCCGTCTGGGTTGCGGTGATCGGTTTTTTTTTGCGATTTTTTCGCTCTTCCGTTTTACAATAAATCCCGGTCTTCTTGAGCGGCCATTAGTGGTAGGCGCCCTCTGGGGAGCCGTCACAGGTGATGTGGCCACGAGCCTTAAGATTGCCGTATTTTTTGAGCTTTTCTGGCTGGATAATATTCCTGCCGGAACCTATATCCCTCCTCACATTCTGGCCCCCACTTTTGCCGCGCTGGCCCTGACCACTTCATTTGCTTTTACCGAAGCGCGGCAGGTTATGGTTATTATGCTGGCCTGCCTTCCTCTTGCCCGTATAGGGGCATGGCTGGATTCCTCTTTAAGGCAATGGCATAATCGCAGCCACAATAAACTTATCGGTTGGGCGCGCAAGGGAAAAGCAGGGGATCAGCTCCCGCAGAAACTGGTTTTCCGGTCTATTTTGAGAACTTTTGTCACTTCTTGGCTTTTTTTCTGGACAAGTACCATAATCCTTCATTATATCCTTTGTATATTTTTTCACAAATGGGGGCCGCTGGTCGCCGGTGTGAATATGAGATGGTCTTTTTTATGGATTGCAGCCAGTCTCGGAGGCCTTCTGGCCCTTAGATTGCGTAAAGCTTACGCCACTTTTGTCTTCGGGGTGGTCTTATTCGGCTTTATTATCCTTGCCGGGATTATGTAGACTTGGCAGAAAAAGAAGATTGTGATAGAAGACACAAGCTAAATTAAGCTACCATATTTCTTAGGAGGAAATTATTATGGCTATTATCGCAGTAGGACACAAAAACCCCGATACCGATACCATTGCATCCGCAATCGCAATTGCTGACCTCTGGTCCAAAGCAAAAGAAGAAACCAAAGCTGTTGCACAGGGCGAAATCGCTCCTGAAACTGCTTTTGTTCTGGAAAAATTCGGTTGCGCTGCTCCCGAAATCATGACTGACGCTACCGATCAGAAAGTTATCCTCGTTGACCATTCTGACATTGCTCAGTCCATGGACAACCTTGATAAGGGTGAAGTTGTAGCAGTAGTTGACCACCACAAACTCGGTGATGTTACTACCCCCAACCCCCTCGAAATGTGGGTATGGCCCGTAGGCTGCACCGGTACCGTTATCAACGCAATGTACAAGTTCTACAACGTAGAAATCCCCAAGAACATTGCCGGCGTACTTCTCTGTGCAATCCTCTCCGACACCGTTATGTTCAAGTCCGTAACCTGCACCGAAGCTGATAAAGAAGCTGTTGCAGAACTGGCTAAGATCGCTGGTGTTGCAGACGTTATGGCTCTCGGAATGGAAATGTTCAACGTTAAGTCCGCAGTTGCCGGTGCTTCCATGAACGAACTCATCTTCCGTGACTACAAAGATTTCGATATGTCCGGCAAGAAAGTTGGCATCGGCCAGCTCGAAGTTGTTGACCTGTCTGTTTTCGACAACATTAAGGATGACCTTTACGCTGAACTTGAAAAAGTTAAAGCTGACGGCCGTCACAGCTGTTTCCTGCTGCTGACCGACATCATGAAAGAAGGTTCCGAAATGCTCATCGTTTCCGACGACGCTTCCGTTGTTGAAAAAGCATTCGGCGTTGCTCCCGAAGGTACCAAAGTATACCTCGAAGGCGTAATGTCCCGCAAAAAGCAGGTTGTACCTAACTTCGAGAAAGCTTTCTCCGCATAAGTTAAGTATACATAGCTTCTTTGGGTCCGGCAGGTTTCGACTTGCCGGACCTTTTTTTATTTAATCCTTCATAGGTCTGCTTGGCTTGATTTCCGGTTTTAATTTTTTTAAGTTTTGAGTTCACGATCCGGCGGGGTCGAACGGTGCATTTCAATATACAATGAGGTCCTATGAAAATTACTTTGCTCTGCTATGCAACCTTTGCTGTTAAGGCTCCCGAGAATGCTGAAGCATATCCCATTTCCGAAGGGGAAACGGTTACGGATGTTCTGGAAAGAGTGGGAATCCCCCTTGATGAGGTCAAGATTGTTTTTATTAACGGTGTCTCTTCAGAGTTTGATGCAGAGCTTAAGGATGGAGACCGGGTCGGTGTTTTCCCAGCCGTGGGCGGTGGTTGATTTTTGATGAGCCGCCATGTTCTCCAAAGAATAAAAGCGGTATTTATTGTGTTGATAATCTGTTGCGGCCGTGGTATCCGCTATCCCGTTCAGGAAAATTAAATACTCCTGAAGGAGGAAATTATGGGCAGTCGTTGCCTTTTGAAATCAAAAATCCACAGAGCAACCATCACCGACGCTAATGTCGATTATGAAGGTTCTATTTCAATTGATGTGGACCTGCTGGAAAAAGCGGGTATCCTTCCTTTTGAACGGGTCGATGTATTGAACGTCGATAACGGGGAAAGGCTTACCACTTACGCCATTGAAGGCGGTCCGGGTGAATTTTGTCTGAACGGGGCAGCCGCGCATAAGGGCGAAGCCGGGCAGAAGATTATTATCTGTTCCTACACATGGCTGGATGAAGACGAGTTGGCTCTTCACAAGCCGCAGGTAGTCCTGCTCGGTGATGGGAATAAGGTCAAAAAAGCTGAATAGCTCTACCAAAGAGGCGCGGAAATCCGCGCCTTTTTTTATGTCCATATATTATGTATACAGATGGCATCAGAAGGGAGGATGTAATGAAAAAAAGATTTCTCGCGATATTTTGCGGTCTGGCTTTGGCTGGCGGTTGTGCTCCGGTCATTAAAACCCAGTCCATACCGATATCGACAAATCCCAAGGGTGCCACTGTTTACGCTGACGGGAAGGTTGCCTGTACCTCGCCGTGTACGGTTGAACTTCCTCGTAATGCCGATCATATAATCACTTTGAAGAAAGATCAGTACCGCCAGCAGGATGTTATCATCAAGCGCGTGTATCAGCAGGAAAAGGTCATGATGAAGGCCGTCTCTCAGGGGATGCAGTCTTCGTCTATGGCGGTCGGCAGCGGCGGGGATAAGACCGCATGGGGCATGATGCAGGGAGTTAATTCCATAGATTCGCAGGAAGAGACCGGAGATGCTTATGTGCTCGCTCCATCGGCTGTCTCTGTGCGTCTTGCGCCTCTCACCGCTCAGGCTCAGTATGAAATGAC contains:
- the hpf gene encoding ribosome hibernation-promoting factor, HPF/YfiA family — protein: MNVAFTFKNFDASEHLKEYANSRFSKLVKYVSNPENTDMQVNLSVDKFRHVAEVVFTSDHTHVSAYEVSEDMYSTVDMVLDKLEAQLRRANEKMRSHRRKEAAPARMEILSYGEEEYREPVIVESDSFVPKPMSVDEAAEQLQTLDHEFLVFRNADNEAINVIYRRNNGDFGLIDPGY
- the rapZ gene encoding RNase adapter RapZ encodes the protein MVDADSFPVIVVTGMSGAGKSTVLKVFEDLRFFCVDGLPAGMLPRLVELFNTRDNAYRGLVLGMDLRQLEFSVDWEVTREELTSKGYRPSILYLEARLPELVRRYATTRRLHPLESRDIGLEHALEKEKEALGEVRNQADLVIDTTTYSIHDLRRRIQDKWSELSEKTQGLRVHVMSFGFKHDVPTAADMVMDLRFLPNPYFEEELRPLSGQDKAISDYVLGTEPGSIFIEKYLDFLQYVLPLYEAEGRYRLTIAVGCTGGRHRSVATAERVFATLKDNGYSVSLEHKHIHLK
- a CDS encoding PTS sugar transporter subunit IIC; this encodes MFSLFRFTINPGLLERPLVVGALWGAVTGDVATSLKIAVFFELFWLDNIPAGTYIPPHILAPTFAALALTTSFAFTEARQVMVIMLACLPLARIGAWLDSSLRQWHNRSHNKLIGWARKGKAGDQLPQKLVFRSILRTFVTSWLFFWTSTIILHYILCIFFHKWGPLVAGVNMRWSFLWIAASLGGLLALRLRKAYATFVFGVVLFGFIILAGIM
- the rpoN gene encoding RNA polymerase factor sigma-54; translation: MGLELRQQLKLTQQLVMTPQLQQAIKLLQLSRLELVDTVHQELMENPVLEEAEAQERTDAADAEAGTATAEEAQISKEAEWENYLGEFSSTSKQSASRESESYEEGTSFEARLTKTTSLEGHLHWQMSLSDFTEKEVVIGECIVGNLSSGGFLRIDLEDVCETCYAEIEDVENVLHRIQRLDPVGVAARTPQECLLVQLEALKLDDDPILVSLVRDHLDDLEKKRYKPLARKFKLSMEDLKSYLDLMQTLDPLPGASFSSGDSFYVSPDAYVYEYDGDFVIVLNEDGLPKLQMNAFYVETLASTKGDDKEYFQDKMRSAQWLMKSLYQRQRTLYKVLDSIVKFQREFFAQGVTKLKPLILKEVAEDIEMHESTVSRITTNKYVSTPHGIYELKFFFNSALGLDDGSQVGSESVKATIKKLIGEEDGKKPLSDEKIAEILKEKLEVNIARRTVAKYRTAMGILSSSKRKKVF
- a CDS encoding MoaD/ThiS family protein, giving the protein MKITLLCYATFAVKAPENAEAYPISEGETVTDVLERVGIPLDEVKIVFINGVSSEFDAELKDGDRVGVFPAVGGG
- a CDS encoding PTS sugar transporter subunit IIA: MNIADNLAKDLVIHELQASDKGEVLKEMVSALKGAGLDVDVENGLKVLNDREKLGTTGIGDGIAIPHGKLECLEEIVVVVGRSSEGVDFESLDMQPCKIFFMVLAPEQGAGAHLKVLAQISRQLKDEAFRQAFIDSADQDELLRLLGVA
- a CDS encoding manganese-dependent inorganic pyrophosphatase, encoding MAIIAVGHKNPDTDTIASAIAIADLWSKAKEETKAVAQGEIAPETAFVLEKFGCAAPEIMTDATDQKVILVDHSDIAQSMDNLDKGEVVAVVDHHKLGDVTTPNPLEMWVWPVGCTGTVINAMYKFYNVEIPKNIAGVLLCAILSDTVMFKSVTCTEADKEAVAELAKIAGVADVMALGMEMFNVKSAVAGASMNELIFRDYKDFDMSGKKVGIGQLEVVDLSVFDNIKDDLYAELEKVKADGRHSCFLLLTDIMKEGSEMLIVSDDASVVEKAFGVAPEGTKVYLEGVMSRKKQVVPNFEKAFSA
- a CDS encoding PTS sugar transporter subunit IIB — translated: MMWVRIDNRLVHGQIIETWLPYTHAKNIIVANDAVAGDDLQQQIMSLAIPQSVKCAFCPVEDLNDMIPNLTGGNGSTIILFSSCADVRRALDSGFRFNTVNIGNIHYGPGKKQISPSVALSSDDESCLHYFKGQGIELDFRCVPNDPVQVRFS
- the panD gene encoding aspartate 1-decarboxylase, yielding MGSRCLLKSKIHRATITDANVDYEGSISIDVDLLEKAGILPFERVDVLNVDNGERLTTYAIEGGPGEFCLNGAAAHKGEAGQKIIICSYTWLDEDELALHKPQVVLLGDGNKVKKAE
- a CDS encoding PTS sugar transporter subunit IIA, which encodes MDIESSKNGIVLVTHGNFGQSLIEAGELIVGPQEGVLSLSVDVSQGIDAAVDSLKSNIAEVNNGNGVLILTDMFGGTPTNLSLSLLQGDDIEVVTGVSLPMLLKAFQMRNESLQKMAEEVSKAAAKGIVIAGEMLRKRTSKG